The Kogia breviceps isolate mKogBre1 chromosome 2, mKogBre1 haplotype 1, whole genome shotgun sequence genome segment TCGGGATCATCTCTCAAAATAAACCACCTCCATGCAACCCCTGACCTCAGACTCTGCCTTGATGTTTTGGCAAGACTATGTAATGGGTTGTGTGGTGAACGTCCATCAGGAAACAGCCAGTGTCTGGCTCACCCTTTTTGTTATGTCCGCAGACACTGACAACAGCACCTCGTTACCCAGAGGTGTAGTACTTTCAGGAAGGGTAGAAGTCCTTGACTTTCCCTTgatttaccagttttcaaaagATGTCAATTCCTGATATCCTCCCAAAGGTAGTCAatgaggttttgtttttaaagaatgattATGAACTCACGGATTTACATATATTTCATGTGCTTCATTCAATTGCAGTTATCGTTCTCAGTGCCACGCAAGCTGTGCTGTTCTTGGCCAGCAGGACCTTTTTAAGGTGGCTCCTGACTCCCGGCTTGGCATTCCTCAATAACGTCCTGGATTTCAAAAAACTAGTCCAGGCTTTTCAGTAAAGTTATTGATTTAACAAATAGGTATATACACTATGGGTTTATAGCAATAGTTCTAATTCAAATTCAGGACTATGGGGTTTTTATTAACTTCAATGATCCTAAACCTGTATCTTCTTTTTCCAAAGCCAAAAACGCTCAGTTCTCAACGCTGCTCAGATCATTTGGTACTTGGGACATTTGACTAATCCTCAGTGATTGGCTATTAAAAATTTCACTAATAGTGAAATACCTTTAGGGTAGATATTTTGAGTTTTTGCCAATGTGAGTTCAGGATATATCCCCAGAAGTAGGACTGCTAGGTCAAAGGGTAAGTGCAGAAGTGATTTTGTTAGGCATTGGTAAACTCCACTTCGTAGGTGGCTGCAGCATCCAGCACCCCACTGACAACGTGTGAGAGTATGAGATGCgtgtccccccagcccctgcgACAGGGTGTGCCATCAAACCTTTGAGTTTTGTCAACTGGATGTGTAAGAAAGGgtctgtgtatttttatttctatttctcttgctATAAGTGAAAGGAGGGGTCTGTTTCTGTTACTCAGATGTTCTGCTTTGGCTAAGGTTGTGTAAAGACaacacagaaaaggcatttgTGGAAAAGTGAATTGGGGGTGAAAACTCATACCTaataattttttacttatttatttattttataaatttatttcatttacttatttttggctgcgttgggtcttcattgctgagcgtgggctttctctagttgcagcgagcgggggctactgtgtgttgtggtgcgcaggctgctcattgtggtggcttctctgtttgcggagcacgggctctagacgcgcgggcttcagtagttgtggcatgctggctcagtagctgtggcttccgggctctagagctcaggctcagtagttgcagcacatgggcttagttgcaccgcggcatgtggatcttcccaggccagggctcgaacccgtgtcccctgcactggcaggcggactttaaccactgtgccacaagggtagcccttttttttttaaattttaaattttattttcttttttattttctttatctttttggctgtgtcgggtcttagtcgcggaatgtgggatcttcattgaggcacgaGGGATCTTTTCGCTGAGGTGCAGGCTCTTCCTTGTgatgcgcaggcttttctctagttgtggtgtgggttttttttttttttcctctctagttAAGGCGCAttggctccagggcatgtgggctccgtagtttgtggtgcacaagctcagtagctgtggcatgtgggatcttagttccccgaccagggattgaacccacatcccctgcattggaagggggattctttaccactggaccaccagggaagtccctcttttttttctaataatttattttaaagttaaagtgGTCCTAGATCATAGCTCCCCAGTCACATGGCAGAAGCAAATACTAATTCTTTCAGGAAGAACCCAGACATGTCAGAGAAACTCCAGAGGTAAAGTTCCAAGAAATACAAACTCACAGCCAAAAATCACAGAATTCACCAGGAAACAAGGCACCATGAGTGAGTCAACAGAAAAAATTGACTGAAGAATCAGACCCACAGAGTCTTCAAACATTGATATTATCAATCAGAGAATGTACAATAAGTTTAAcatgttaaagaagaaaagaatgagttGAAAATTTGATAAACAAAAGCTACGAAGTCCAGCAAATTAGGAAAACAACATAGAACTTAAAGAATTGAAAATCGTAACTATGGAAATTAAACACTGAATGAGTTCAACAGCACATTTGATACAGCTGATCAGAAAATTAGTGAATTGAAAAGTGGATCTTAAGAAATTATCCAAATGTAACAAAGACAGATAAGGAACACGGGAAATACGGAAGAGCTGTTAGAAGACAGAGGGAGGGTGTCTGACGTACATTTGGTTGGGGTTTTAGAAGGAGAAGGAACAGAGATTGGAGTAAAGACAATATCTGAAGAGATAAAACCCAGATTCAAAACATTCAACAATGAGCAGGTAGGGCGATGAGTACCTTCCCCTGACATCTTAGTGGAACCACAACAGACAAAGAGGAGACAAGTAATCTTCCAAAGAACAACTTCAAACTGACAACCACCAGCCCCGACCCATGTCTGCAGAGCTGTGCACAGGGCTTGGCGGGGACGGTCGCAGGCCAGAACCCGCTGCCCCCACCAGACTGGAGCCCAGAGTGGGAGCAGGCCAGGCGAGATGGGCCGAGCGGGGCCTCGGCTGGGCACGGAAGCACCGGGCACCACAGGGGGACAGCTGGCTGGTGGGTCCCCACTCCCCAGGTCCAGCCCGGGGGCCCTGATGTCATCAGTCGGAGCCAAGTCACCTGCCCGCCTAGATCTGCGCTCCTCCCTCCCCGGCCCGGGTCCCTCCCGGCTCCCCAGCCTCACCTGAGGAGGCTTCCGCTCACCTTGCCAAGCGCAGGTGCGAGGACCACGAGGACCACGGACATCTCCCTTGAAGCCCTGATGAGCTGCGCAAGTCAGTCACCCCCtctgagccgtggctgctgaaaACAAAGTCCTCACCAGTAACTGCTGCTGatctccctccccccaacacagAATGCCGACCAGAGACCGTGAACGATAACCATTTACTCCACGTGTTTCACAAGGAcattggggggcgggggctgctCCCAACACCCCAGTCACCGCACGAGGGGGCCCTTCCCGGAATCCGTGGCTCCCCCACGGCTTCCCACATAGCCACCGGCCTCGTTCAGTTGGTCACAGGCCCGCGACATGGAGGGTGGCACGGGCCAGGGTCctggggcccccgcggggcgagAGGAAAAGCCCGGCAACACCGCCGCAGGGCCGCAGAGGAACCGCCGTTACTGGTGCTTATTTCTCTTCTTGGTGCTTTTAAATCCTCGTGAGGCACCTTGACCAAAACAGATGGTAGATGGTATCCTGAAATGAAAGACACCTTCACGCTAAACTGCTACGCTTTCACTCACAAACAACCCAGGTCATGCTGGCGGTCCCGTGGGCTCGCGGGGCCCGATTCTTGCTCTGGACACTCCCTCTTCCACCGCAAGCCGCGCAGGGTGTCCACTCGCTCGCTCTCACCAgactctcccctccctgcctgcaGCAGGCCAGCCGCTCCAAACCTGCTTCCAGTGGGAGACGCTCCCCGCCACTGACCCCCTGCCACCGACCACCCACCCAGGAGAATGTGTCCGGGCTCCAGCTCAGGCTCCCTGTGACCCGACCTCCGGGTGGCACCTGGGACTCACTCTCAGGCCAAATTCTGGGCAACTGTGCGAGGGCAGCTGAAGGACACGAGTTCATCTCCCTGTCGGTTTGAATTTATTGGcgattttttccatttctccaacATTTACCCTCAAATTAGATTTGGAGTCAACTTGATCTCCGATAAAAGCACAGTTAATACTAGAAAGACAGACTCGTAGGTTGTAACTCGAGCAATGACACCCTGGGTCTCTCCATCCCAGCTTAGGCCATGGTCAAAGGGGGCAGTGCTTTGCAGTCCTGTGCTGCTGGGGCTCCAGGTCGTCTGAGGGCAGCAGGATGGTTGGCTTTCACCTCCCGCTGAAGCCAACGCTCCAACCCAGGGGCGGTTTCTCAGTGAGAACTGGGCCAGCCCAGGGTCAAACCCGGAATTCTCCAGGAGAAGCACAGCTTCAGAACCTGCTTCAGAAAGGTGCCCAGGTACTGACCTGTGGCTGTAGGCCCGCCTCTCTCCCGCGGGTTCTGGTGGGGGCTCCACGTGTTCAGAGCAGACTTCCATGGCGTCGCCTTCCGAAGGCACCCCGTCATCCGCCAGGGCTTCTGCCAACACCTGCTCAGCGGCACCGGGCATGGCTGGGCTGGGGAAGACAGGTGGTGAGGGCGCTCCCAGGTGTCAGTGCCTGcagccccagcttcccccaggACTGAATTCGCAAAGCTATTTTATGAGTGTTTTATCAGAGAGTAATTTTCAGGCTACCAGAACGTGGAGAAGTGAATGTTCATATGACACAAGCCATGTTCTATGAATTTAGGTTTGATAGTCAcattccaacttttaaaaatagtatttttatggTGTCACATGGTAAATGACTACCAACGGTACCAAACGTCTCTCCATTACAATTACTGAgaaaattactaaaagcaacCACACGATACTGAGCGTCTCCTCCTTAACACCAGTGTCTCAATCCAGCATCGTAGGATTCTTCTCCTTCAAATGATTCcttggaaaggaaagagttaccTTATACTCAAGGCCTTATAAAAATCTCCCATATTGAAGTTGGTTCTCCAGATTATTCTACTGTGAACAGCAAAGTGCTGTCTGGGGACAACAATTTAGTCTAAAACGACTTCAATCAATGCAACTTTTAGATGGTGATGAAGCTTCACCTGAGGAAATCAGTTAATAAAAAGGCAAAGCAATGTAACACGCACTTACAGGCTACTCCCAGAGGTACTTCCCACAGTGCGTTCTGAACAGTAACATGTAACACGTGGCTGTGTCAAGTTTGTAAACATATACTGACGGGACAAGGGAAAAACCAGACGGCCCCACGTGAGGTGAGGGGCTCACGGCCTGGGACAAATTCCCCAAGGCCCACATGAGGATAGAAGGGAGGTGATGAGCAGGGTGGAGGTGAAGCGCGAATGCAGAGGGACGCGGTGGTGTTCCTGAACGCCCGGCACACCCTGAGATGGTACCCCAGCCACTCCCAGCACAGGCCCCGGGAAGGCAGGTTCTCCCCTTCCCGTCCTCCCTGCAGCCGGCGGGGCCACACACAGAACCACCCCATCTGCTTAACCCCTCTCGGTTAACGACTCCCGACTTGTCAGGGCTTCTGTAACCTGCAGCTAAATGTAACGTTAGCGGCAGGGATGCTGAACAAGGGCATCTGCACCCTCAGAGTCTATGCGCGCAAAGGCTTTCTAGGCTCGGGAGGCGGCTTCCCGGAGCACCGCCACACACCCTCTGTTCTTCCTCGGTTTATCGAAGCGGAAGTCCGCAGGGTAGAGGTGACACATCACCAGGTGCTCCTTCCGGTCTCTGCTGGTTCTGAACTTCTCTGTGCAGCCCTCCACCAGGCACTGATACTGAAATGGAAAGAGCATCACCCCAGCCTGACCCCAGGGCTGCCCATCTCACCGCCGTGCTCCGACCCCAGGCTCTGGCACCACGAGGCACACGGCTCAGGGACGAGTCCCCGTGATGACTGCCCTTGGCCTCAGCGGGCGAGCCGTCACCCACCATGTCCTGCCGCTCGGCCAGAATCTGGAAGAGCGAGTCATGCCACTCCAGGATGTGGGCGTCCAGCAGGCGTCCAGAAGGGAAAGCCCGCTCACAGAAGGAGCAGACGTTGCCGTGCAGAGCGTGGTAGTGGTGCTCGTAGTCGTCCAGGGCGCCGAACGCCTGGCAGCAGCCGGCCACCTGACAGGTGAACTCGGGCACCCTGCCAGAGGAACGTCTGGTGGGGATGCCATCCCACGGCGGACAGGACGCCAGGCTCCCATCACCACACTCCCCTTTAAGTGGACGGATAAAGCTTCGGATTTTCTCTTGCAAGCCCAGAACCTACTTTCATAACAATTACATTTTTACACACAAGCTAGGCGGGGGTGAGGCCAGACTTCGGTGGTGGTACAGGCAAAGGAGCGGGGCGGGCAccaggggcggggcgggcagagggaggggccaggagagGGCAAGAAGGGCCCCTTGCTGAGCCACAGCACTCACCTGGGCCTCTCGGGAGCCCCGCCCACCTGCGTGAGCACATCCTGGAGGTAGAGGTGCCGCTGCACATCCCCGTACTGCGGGAGACAGCGTCGTGGGTTCTGACCCGGCCCCACCCCGGGCCCCGCCCCTAGGACCCCGGCCCCACCCAGAGCCTCAGCCTCGCCCACCGGGAGtctgcccccgccccacccagGCCCCGCCCCGAGCATTTCCCCCGCCCCATCCAAGCCCTGCCCTCAAGGCGCCGGCTCCGCCCCCAAGGCGCCGGCTCCGCCCCCACCCACAACCgctctctcctgcctctgctcACGCACCTCGAAGAAGTCGTGCTCCCGTGGGAAGCGCACCAGGCGCGGCGCGAAGCGGAAGGGCGCGGTCCCGGCCGCGGGGTCCCGCTCCACGGGGAGAGGCTCGGCCGACCCGGGTGCCCCCGCCAGGCGTGCGTGCAGCGCGGGTGGCAGCTGCATCGCCCTGAGCGCTAGCGGCGACACGGCCTGTCGGCCACCGTCCGCGAGCCGGCTGGGGCGGGGCCGGACGTGACGTAGAGCGCCATTTCCGCTGCCGGCGGGGCTACCCTGCGGGCCTGGTTGGCTTGGCGGGCTCGGGCCGGATGCGCCCCTGCGGTGAGTCCCGGGGCTGAGGGGCCTGAGCCTGGGGGCGGCTTCTATGCGGAGCTGGCCTCGCGCGTCCCGCCGATGGTTCGGGTCCCTTTCCCGGCCCCGAGCAGCGCCGGCTCCCGGCTCTagaggctccctccctccctccctcctccctcccgtcCTCGTtgccatcacccccacccccccgctcccccactcccccgcctTGTCTCCCAGCTGAAGGGCTGCCGCGGCCTCTGGACCATCCTTGTCTCCAGACCAGTCCGCAGACTGGAGCCCAAGTGGTCTTTGGGAAATTCGCGGTTTGTTGAGCGGGTCCCGCGGCCCCACGGCAGCTCACACTCAATCACCGGGGTCTGTGGGTCCGTTGGTGGCGACCAGTAGGGTGAAGCCCTCGGGAGCATTAAAAAGATCAGCCGAGCTGTTGTAATTCAGTGTTCCTCAGAGTTGTCTTGGGTGCGGACGCTCTTGGCAGTTTTGGTGGGAGGGTTGTGTTGGTGTTTAGCTCCCCTGGCCTCCCGCCCCGGGGAGTATCAGGAGCACCATTACAGTGAGGTGACAATCAAAAGTCCTGCACGCATTTCCAGGTCCTCTCAGGGGAGGTGCTACCTGCAGGTGAGAGCCACAGATCTTGCAGGAATTGTTCCCCAAATCCACGTGGAACAGCAGACTCCCTGTAGTATTAATACTTGTGATGTGGAATGTTTGCGCTCTTGTTTCTACCACAGATGTCAAGGTTCACGAAGATAgtttctaaataaacatttacttaaaTGATCTTTCTTCTGAAGAGCCCTGTCCACCCACTTGTGACTGGTGGAGAGATGGCAAACGCAGTGTCCATGCCGTCTAGGTGGCCAAAGTGGTCCTCAGTCCAGCTGTTAGAGAACACCCCGCGGTGCTTGGAAACCTCGTAGAATGTGGGTAAAAGCAGTTGCCCTTGGAATGGAAGAGGCCATCAGTGGGAGAGCTCCGTGCTGTCTTTTCTGTTTGGCTTGTAGTTCGGAGTGCCTCATTCAGCCGCTCTGTGACTAATTAGAAGGTGATGGTGAGGATGCTGGCAGCGATTCAGATCCAGTTTTCCATTTCTCGGGTAACAGCGGGTGTTTCCAGGTGGTTGGCCACGTGTAGCAATAGCaacatttgtttctgcttttctgaTAACAACAGTGCAGGCCCTTAGGTGCTGTATTTAATCTCCACAACATCTTCGTGGGCAGGATCTAGTACTCACCCCTTTTCAGAGGAAGCTTACAGAGGACAGGCTCCTTGTCCAGGGCCCTACAGCCTGGAAGCACCAAGTCAGGGCTCAGACTGCCTGGGATCCCGCAGCCCAGGCCCCGTGCCCATGACTGTGGTCACTCACTGTGAGCGCCTCCTCCTGGTGTAAAATGTGTGCATGCTGGCGAGTTCCACACCAGCTCACACTTACTGTTCTGCTTTCGTGTTTGGAGACACCCTGCCTCTGGCCGGTATTTGACATTTGTGTAGGTGACGGTGATATTTGTACGTGGGGAACTTGTCTTCCATCACTCAGGATTAGAGTCTCTGGATGTAGAGGTACAAATTAATATCAACGTTGTGGGCGTGTGTGCTGAGCCTTCCCCACCTGCTGTTAACTCATGGCTTGTCTTCACTGGAGCTGTTGACACAGCCGTTCTAACCTTTTTAGGGTCACAGCCTTTGAGAATCTGTTGAAAGACCCTTTCCTCAGAAAAATCACAGACAGCAATGACTTTGCCTGTAATTTCCAACAGTCTTTTGTTGTTCGTGATCCCAAATTATGAACCCTGCGTAGCCACGTTGAAACATTTATGTGAAACATGTAAAGTTTGCTCATGTTTATTTGTTGAATCTATAACTAATTGCCCGTGTTTGTCTGTCTTATTcttaataataatggctaattGGACCAGTCATCAGTGGGAGAACAGAAGTCCCCCTGCAGGCCACTACTGTCCCTTTGGGGACATCTGCATAGAAGTCCCCTTGCAGGCTACCACTGTCTTCTTGATGGGATCTCATTTATGGTTTTGACCATAAGTGAGATCCAGTGGGGAGAGCCTAGGACATCTGATCGACAGGACAGATTGAGCTGAAGGGGAAGCCCACCCAGCTCAAGTACATAGGAGACGCGTAGCAGTCTTAGCAAAGCCCAGCCTGGGCAAGAAAAGGCAGCATCCTGGCTACCAGAGTGCACAGAGAACACACAGCTGGAGGCAACTGGAGCTGCAGGTGTGGGCCTTACAGGGGAGCCGCGAGGGGCGGTGGCTTAGGCCTATGCAGAGCTCCCTGTATAGATCAGTGTCCCTGAAGGGCTGGAACCACTGCATGTGCACAGCTGGGACTAGAAAGTGCTGTCTGCCACCTGAGGGGAGCAGCTTCCTGCTGGCCCAGGGTCACGTGTGGTTGGGGTCACCCAGGAGGAAGAGGGGCCCGGGCCTTAGGGCCACGTCCACTCTGTGTGCACGTGCCAGCCCCCCCAAGCTGAGGAGTGAGCCTGGAACCTGGCTAGAGCTGATGGCACTCGGCACTGATTCCCATGGGAGCTGCCCACTGAGACAGCGCCCAGTGAGAGTGACAGACCCCAGCGGCAGGCGAGGAGGAGACTCCCCAGGAAGGGGCCCCACGCAGCGCAGGCTGTGGTGGTGTCTTCACGGGGAACCTTCGGGCCAGGATGGGCCCTGTGACAATTTGGCTTCTCAAAGACCTGACGTTGGCTAGTTCAATTGCtttataacttttaatttatAGCCTCTTGTTTTATAAGTGGCTCTCCTCTTACCTTTAGGAGGACACACAGACAAAATCATGAGTGAATTTCGGATTCACCACGACGTCAACGAGCTGCTCAGCCTGTTGCGAGTGCACGGAGGGGACGGAGCCGAGGTCTACATCGACCTGCTGCAGAAGAACAGGACCCCGTATGTCACAACCACTGTGTCGGCACACAGTGCCAAAGTGAGTGCCTGTCCCCGGTGCTGCACTGGGAGCAAAGTTCACCTTCCTGACGAGCAGCCACAGCGGTGCCAGTACGCTGGCAGGCAACACTTGTCAGATGCTTTTCATGGACCATgttttctgctctgctctgcttccGTTGGCTCCTCCCCATCACCCGTGGCACAGCTCGGGGAGAGTGTTGGACTGGCAGCCTGACCTGGGAACCCAGACTCTTAGCCACGCCCTCCCTGCACCCCATGAGGAGGGAGGCCCAGATGGTCCTGATTTCTGTTCACATCATGACACAGATTCTCCTCTGGGTGAAAAAGGAAGCTCGTGGTGTTAGCCACATTGAAATCTCTTcaaagtggattttttaaaattcaaataatgtaaaattcaaaattataggTTTTCAGTAAAACACAATtttgaaatctattttaaaaacacGTGATGAggcttcatttattttaacagcCTAATGATGGCACAAGGATAATTCAGAAAACTTACTGAGCAGAATAGAGAGTTTAGGACACGTagttattctaatttattttaaggGGAGCGTTTTAATCCGTGAGAAAACGTAGCCCCTGAACGTGTGTGTAATAATGAATTCCAGAGGGAAAAGAATTAAGTGTATGGAATGAATGCATAAACTACTAGGAAAAACATAAGTGGTCGTTGTCTGACCTGAGGCTTAGGAAGCATAACATGGGAGAAACCACAGAAGAGAATATGGGTAAGTTTAACAAAGCATTTTGatgagttttctttgtttcagttCAGAGACACATGACTATTCCATCTacctaacttcactctgtatttttAGGTTTAGTTTTTGCAAGGCTATTTAAAGTTCCTAGTTATCGTCTCTAATTCATTCTGTCTGTGCTTTTGAGGTTAAAATAGCAGAATTTTCTCGTACTCCTGAGGACTTTCTGAAGAAATATGATGAACTGAAATCTAAGAACACGAGGAACCTTGACCCCCTGGTGTACCTGCTGTCAAAGCTCACGGAGGACAGGGAGGTGGGTGCCGGGCTCGGGGGTGGCTATGTGAGGAAGAGAGCCTCTCTGCGTCTGGGGGGATGGACGGATGGGTGTCCCGCCTGGCCCCTGACATCTGTCCTCGCCTGGGCGGCCCCTCGTTAACCCCCCCGGCCTCACACCTGTAGCACTGAGGTACGCACACCCGAACGGAAGTAACGCGTGGTGGTGATCAGCACAAGGAGCGTTAACAGTGGCCTCTGGGGCTGAGGGCCTTTGTCCTTCGTTGTCCAGGCCGTGTTCTGGTCTGTTGTAAATTGAGCGTGTGTTAACTTGTGATACTGAAGGAAGTGCGTGCAGTCTGAGGAGCCGTGGCCCAGGGCATCCAGGGCTGGTCGGCACTTCCTTTCGCATCACGAGGCCCAGGGTCCGTTCAGCGGGGAAGCGTGTGGCCGTGCGCGTGGTGGCCACCACGCCGGGACAGATCAAGGGACGTGGTCTCGAGCAGCAAGGGAGGCCGGTCTCGTGTGGAGCAAAGGCTGAGCCACTGGGAACAGGGTTTGGGATCCCGACCTCCCGTGATCTGGGGGCATGGCACCTTGTGGCAGGCAGTGTCGGGAGAGCAGGCTATAGCTCCAGGACGAGTGGGGCCCCTGCTCTCGGCCTCCGCATGGAGGCTGCAGCTGGGGGCAGTGGGGCGGGGCAGCGGGGCCCGGCGGAGTGCACGAGCTTGAGGCCCACCTGACACCGGGCCGTGCACTTCCAGACCCTGCAGTATTTACAGCAGAACGCCAAGGAGAGAGCGGAGCTCGCGGCCGGTGCTGCAGCCAGCAGCACTGCCAGCTTCGGCGCCCCCGCGGCAGCCTCCAAGATCTCCATgcaggagctggaggagctgAGGAAGCAGCTGGGCAGCGTGGCCACGGGCCCCACGTGGCAGCAGGTACTCTGTGGCAGAGGCATCTGAGTGTGGATTCTGGCCCAGGGGGGGCCTGGCTCTGGGACAGGTGCTCCGGGCCCCGGGCGGGGGGTTCTGACTCACCTGGGGGGTCAGCGGCTGCTGCCCGCCCATTCTGTAGGCTTGGCCAGTGCAAGCCCTGGCTCCCCTCACTGACGCTGGGCAGTTGGTTTGAGGTGATACTTTATTTCCCTCACCTGCCGCTTTTCTTGCCTTTGACTTTGTGTCCAGCCCTGGTCTCCTGCCATCCTTCTGTCTTCCCAGTCTTGCCTCTGGCTCTCGAGCTGCTCAGAGCTGCATCCTGAGGTCTGAGCTGCAGGCCAGTGTGGGCTGGGCATGTCCTCTGTCCCCATCTCATGGGGTCCTCCCACCACTGCCCCTGTCCTCgacgccccctcccccactgcgAGTGCTCGGAGATCTGGGCGCCCGTGGGGACCACGGCTCCCTGCCTGAGCCAGAGTGGCCATCCCCCTCTGTTCCTCAGCCCCAAGGGGTTCGGGTAGGGGCGCCCCTTCTCCGGCCAACTCTCACTGGGCCTTCCTTTCACCTGGCAGCTCGGGCCTAGACCTCATGCCACCAGGAAAAGCGGTGAGCTGTGCCCAGAGGTCCCGGGAGTGGGCC includes the following:
- the ZNF511 gene encoding zinc finger protein 511 isoform X1; the encoded protein is MQLPPALHARLAGAPGSAEPLPVERDPAAGTAPFRFAPRLVRFPREHDFFEYGDVQRHLYLQDVLTQVGGAPERPRVPEFTCQVAGCCQAFGALDDYEHHYHALHGNVCSFCERAFPSGRLLDAHILEWHDSLFQILAERQDMYQCLVEGCTEKFRTSRDRKEHLVMCHLYPADFRFDKPRKNRGPAMPGAAEQVLAEALADDGVPSEGDAMEVCSEHVEPPPEPAGERRAYSHRIPSTICFGQGASRGFKSTKKRNKHQ
- the ZNF511 gene encoding zinc finger protein 511 isoform X2, with product MQLPPALHARLAGAPGSAEPLPVERDPAAGTAPFRFAPRLVRFPREHDFFEYGDVQRHLYLQDVLTQVGGAPERPRVPEFTCQVAGCCQAFGALDDYEHHYHALHGNVCSFCERAFPSGRLLDAHILEWHDSLFQILAERQDMYQCLVEGCTEKFRTSRDRKEHLVMCHLYPADFRFDKPRKNRGPAMPGAAEQVLAEALADDGVPSEGDAMEVCSEHVEPPPEPAGERRAYSHRCLTRI